In Archocentrus centrarchus isolate MPI-CPG fArcCen1 chromosome 1, fArcCen1, whole genome shotgun sequence, the following proteins share a genomic window:
- the LOC115780625 gene encoding ectonucleoside triphosphate diphosphohydrolase 7-like yields MARITLSCLPASWYCSVSLLSLGCAPRQRLLLLLLLLITSAFLLLETYQRQLWGTRRRPQVNKYLSIAESMEATDILNSALNYGIVVDCGSSGSRVFVYYWPPHNGNPHTLLDIRQMRDRDHNTVVKKIKPGISTLANKPTQASDYLYPLLSFAAAHVPKNKHKETPLYILCTAGMRLLPESQQADILEDLVTDVPLEFDFLFSRSHVEVISGKQEGVYAWIGINFVLGRFDHADEEDATVEVTTGSQSQQPISRRRTVGIMDMGGASLQIAYEVPSAITFNSPQEEEAGKSVLAEFNLGCDVEHTQHVYRVYVTTFLGFGGNMARQRYEDQLFNSTFTKNRLLTTQTGLSEDKPYLDPCLPVGVSDTAVRDNHTLHLRGQGDWAKCQEAVRPFLGLHNGTMSPGGVYQAPINFSNSEFYGFSEFYYCMEDVLRIGGQYNSEKFSRALMDYCSTKWSTLKQRLDDQLFSQQADISRLKYQCFKSAWMYEVLHSGFRFPTDYPNLKTAQLVYDKEVQWTLGAILYKTRFLPLRDLQQEALRQNHPSWLRSSFVYNHHLFSLCILVVVLAILLYILRLRRIHQREQRQAEVLNLLWVEEGEALLP; encoded by the exons ATGGCAAG GATCACTTTGTCCTGCCTGCCAGCCTCCTGGTACTGCAGTGTGTCCCTGCTGTCTCTGGGCTGCGCCCCAAGACAGAggcttcttctcctgctgctgctgctcatcacGTCTGCCTTCCTCCTTCTGGAAACCTACCAAAGGCAGCTCTGGGGCACACGGCGACGGCCCCAAGTTAACAA ATACCTCTCCATCGCTGAGTCCATGGAGGCTACTGACATCCTCAACTCTGCTCTGAATTATGGCATCGTGGTTGACTGTGGCAGCAGCGGCTCTAGGGTCTTCGTGTACTACTGGCCCCCCCACAACGGGAACCCCCACACCCTACTGGACATCAGACAAATGAGGGACCGGGACCACAACACTGTCGTCAAAAAGATCAAACCTG GCATCTCCACTCTGGCAAACAAACCAACACAGGCCAGTGATTACCTCTATCCTCTCCTCAGCTTTGCTGCTGCTCATGTCccaaagaacaaacacaaagaaacgcCGCTCTACATCCTCTGTACTGCTGGCATGCGGCTGCTGCCTGAGAG CCAGCAGGCAGACATTTTGGAGGACCTGGTCACTGATGTCCCCCTGGAGTTTGATTTCCTGTTTTCCCGTTCCCACGTTGAAGTCATCTCTGGGAAACAGGAAG GCGTGTATGCATGGATCGGCATTAACTTTGTCTTGGGACGCTTCGATCATGCTGACGAGG AGGATGCCACAGTTGAGGTGACAACAGGGTCTCAGAgccagcagccaatcagcagaCGGCGCACAGTGGGCATCATGGATATGGGTGGAGCTTCACTACAAATTGCCTATGAGGTGCCCAGTGCCATCACCTTCAACTCACCTCAAGAA GAGGAGGCAGGGAAGAGCGTCCTCGCAGAGTTTAATCTGGGCTGCGATGTTGAGCACACGCAGCACGTTTACCGAGTGTACGTCACCACGTTCCTGGGCTTTGGAGGAAACATGGCCAGGCAGCGCTACGAGGACCAGCTCTTCAACAGCACATTCACCAAGAACAG acttCTAACCACACAGACAGGCCTGAGTGAGGACAAGCCTTACTTGGACCCCTGCCTGCCAGTCGGAGTGTCGGACACAGCAGTCCGGGACAATCACACGTTGCACCTGAGGGGTCAGGGCGACTGGGCCAAGTGTCAGGAGGCCGTGCGACCTTTCCTGGGCCTCCACAATGGCACCATGTCACCAGGAGGTGTCTATCAG GCTCCCATCAACTTCAGCAACAGTGAGTTCTACGGTTTCTCCGAGTTTTACTACTGCATGGAGGACGTGCTGAGGATAGGAGGGCAGTACAACAGTGAGAAATTCTCCAGAGCTCTGATG GACTACTGCTCCACCAAATGGTCGACACTGAAACAGCGTCTGGATGACCAGCTTTTCTCCCAGCAGGCAGACATCAGCAGACTGAA gTATCAGTGCTTCAAGTCAGCCTGGATGTATGAAGTGCTGCACTCAGGTTTCCGTTTCCCTACCGATTACCCGAACCTGAAAACAGCCCAACTGGTTTATGACAAGGAGGTCCAGTGGACTTTGGGGGCCATCCTGTACAAAACCCGTTTCCTGCCTCTCAG GGACCTGCAGCAGGAAGCACTGCGGCAGAACCACCCCAGCTGGCTGCGCTCCTCTTTCGTCTACAACCACCACCTGTTCTCACTCTGCATCCTGGTGGTGGTGCTGGCCATCCTGCTCTACATCCTGCGCCTGCGGAGGATCCACCAGCGGGAGCAGCGGCAGGCCGAGGTCCTGAACCTCCTCTGGGTGGAAGAGGGCGAGGCCCTCCTCCCCTAA
- the LOC115780784 gene encoding mitoferrin-2-like isoform X1, whose protein sequence is MEADGFMSRRTSVEAAGVDSRVGGAAAGAEIRWLGGRLLGTTGGFHISPRMTGEQDFAPVSHRSTSDISTSLETEIDYEGLPQGMATSTHMLAGAVAGIMEHCLMYPIDCVKTRMQSLHPEPGARYRNVMDALRQIVQTEGVWRPIRGVNVLAVGAGPAHALYFACYEKIKFSLSDAIHPGTNSHFANGVAGCVATLLHDAIMNPAEVVKQRMQMFNSPYRGVLDCVGSLLRHEGPAAFYRSYTTQLTMNVPFQALHFMTYEYLQELLNPHRQYNPSSHVVSGALAGALAAAATSPLDVCKTLLNTQEAQAVHMIQAEAATAAGAVASAPGSRHISGLGEAFRMVYRMGGIPAFFKGVQARVIYQMPSTAISWSVYEFFKYIITKRQHERRLHGDRDGDK, encoded by the exons ATGGAAGCGGACGGTTTCATGTCCCGGCGAACGTCCGTGGAAGCAGCGGGCGTCGACAGCCGGGTCGGTGGCGCTGCAGCCGGGGCAGAGATTCGATGGCTGGGCGGCAGACTGCTGGGAACCACGGGAGGATTTCATATCTCACCCAGAATGACAGGAGAACAGGACTTTGCACCGGTGTCGCATCGCAGTACTTCGGACATTTCGACTTCTCTCGAGACAGAAATAGACTATGAGGGACTACCTCAAGGAATGGCCACCAGCACACACATGCTAGCTGGTGCCGTGGCTGGAATCATGGAGCACTGCCTTATGTATCCCATCGACTGCGTCAAG ACTCGCATGCAGAGCCTGCACCCAGAGCCGGGCGCACGCTACAGGAACGTGATGGACGCCCTGCGGCAGATTGTGCAGACGGAGGGGGTGTGGCGGCCGATCAGAGGCGTGAACGTGCTGGCGGTGGGCGCGGGGCCTGCCCACGCTCTCTACTTCGCTTGCTACGAGAAGATCAAGTTCTCACTCAGTGACGCTATTCATCCCGGCACCAACAGCCACTTTGCAAATG GAGTGGCAGGCTGCGTGGCCACACTGCTGCACGATGCCATCATGAACCCAGCGGAAG TTGTGAAGCAGCGTATGCAGATGTTTAACTCACCTTATCGTGGTGTGTTGGACTGTGTGGGCTCTCTGCTGAGACACGAGggcccagctgctttctaccgCAGCTACACCACCCAGCTGACGATGAACGTGCCCTTCCAGGCGCTGCACTTCATGACCTACGAGTACCTCCAGGAGCTCCTCAACCCCCACAGACAATACAACCCTTCCTCCCACGTTGTATCCGGTGCTCTTGCTGGAGCCCTGGCTGCAGCTGCCACTAGCCCCCTCGACGTCTGCAAGACCCTGCTTAACACGCAGGAGGCTCAGGCTGTGCATATGATCCAGGCGgaggcagcaacggcagctggAGCAGTTGCATCGGCCCCCGGCAGCCGCCACATCTCTGGCCTGGGTGAGGCTTTTCGGATGGTGTACAGGATGGGAGGCATTCCAGCCTTTTTTAAGGGCGTCCAAGCCCGCGTCATCTACCAGATGCCCTCTACTGCCATCAGCTGGTCCGTCTACGAGTTCTTCAAATACATCATCACCAAGCGGCAGCATGAGAGACGGCTGCATGGGGATCGGGATGGGGACAAATGA
- the LOC115780784 gene encoding mitoferrin-2-like isoform X2 — protein sequence MEADGFMSRRTSVEAAGVDSRVGGAAAGAEIRWLGGRLLGTTGGFHISPRMTGEQDFAPVSHRSTSDISTSLETEIDYEGLPQGMATSTHMLAGAVAGIMEHCLMYPIDCVKTRMQSLHPEPGARYRNVMDALRQIVQTEGVWRPIRGVNVLAVGAGPAHALYFACYEKIKFSLSDAIHPGTNSHFANGVAGCVATLLHDAIMNPAAFYRSYTTQLTMNVPFQALHFMTYEYLQELLNPHRQYNPSSHVVSGALAGALAAAATSPLDVCKTLLNTQEAQAVHMIQAEAATAAGAVASAPGSRHISGLGEAFRMVYRMGGIPAFFKGVQARVIYQMPSTAISWSVYEFFKYIITKRQHERRLHGDRDGDK from the exons ATGGAAGCGGACGGTTTCATGTCCCGGCGAACGTCCGTGGAAGCAGCGGGCGTCGACAGCCGGGTCGGTGGCGCTGCAGCCGGGGCAGAGATTCGATGGCTGGGCGGCAGACTGCTGGGAACCACGGGAGGATTTCATATCTCACCCAGAATGACAGGAGAACAGGACTTTGCACCGGTGTCGCATCGCAGTACTTCGGACATTTCGACTTCTCTCGAGACAGAAATAGACTATGAGGGACTACCTCAAGGAATGGCCACCAGCACACACATGCTAGCTGGTGCCGTGGCTGGAATCATGGAGCACTGCCTTATGTATCCCATCGACTGCGTCAAG ACTCGCATGCAGAGCCTGCACCCAGAGCCGGGCGCACGCTACAGGAACGTGATGGACGCCCTGCGGCAGATTGTGCAGACGGAGGGGGTGTGGCGGCCGATCAGAGGCGTGAACGTGCTGGCGGTGGGCGCGGGGCCTGCCCACGCTCTCTACTTCGCTTGCTACGAGAAGATCAAGTTCTCACTCAGTGACGCTATTCATCCCGGCACCAACAGCCACTTTGCAAATG GAGTGGCAGGCTGCGTGGCCACACTGCTGCACGATGCCATCATGAA cccagctgctttctaccgCAGCTACACCACCCAGCTGACGATGAACGTGCCCTTCCAGGCGCTGCACTTCATGACCTACGAGTACCTCCAGGAGCTCCTCAACCCCCACAGACAATACAACCCTTCCTCCCACGTTGTATCCGGTGCTCTTGCTGGAGCCCTGGCTGCAGCTGCCACTAGCCCCCTCGACGTCTGCAAGACCCTGCTTAACACGCAGGAGGCTCAGGCTGTGCATATGATCCAGGCGgaggcagcaacggcagctggAGCAGTTGCATCGGCCCCCGGCAGCCGCCACATCTCTGGCCTGGGTGAGGCTTTTCGGATGGTGTACAGGATGGGAGGCATTCCAGCCTTTTTTAAGGGCGTCCAAGCCCGCGTCATCTACCAGATGCCCTCTACTGCCATCAGCTGGTCCGTCTACGAGTTCTTCAAATACATCATCACCAAGCGGCAGCATGAGAGACGGCTGCATGGGGATCGGGATGGGGACAAATGA